A part of Gemmatimonas groenlandica genomic DNA contains:
- the coxB gene encoding cytochrome c oxidase subunit II translates to MVGTFRPRRMASVALLGALALGLAACGGDYPNSTFNPNSEYNAAIDALWDKLLFWGTLVFIGVEAALVYTIFKFRRRPDGGVPKQVHGNTALEITWTAIPAVILIFIAIPTVRTIFKTQAKAAPEALQVEVIGHQWWWEFRYPQYGITTANELYLPNGRTVNFQLKTIDVLHSFWIPQMGGKRDLISNRTNYLWFTPNKDLPSSAWNGFCAEFCGPSHANMKFRVFTVTVDEFAQWTAHQKQPAIFPAVALAPTTAAPAVAPVPSGTGSTPLLQVAATTTPSTTPADAPAAPVPVWVFPKDKLEKDFAYTIPQTPITNQISFDEALIGKGDAERGRQIYGRSSCIGCHAIAGTPMNMANVGPNLTHVGSRYTIAGGLYPNDTKHLSYWIKSAPHMKPGSIMPSLGKGVTDPKTKMVVNVGGLTDAEVADIVAYLQALK, encoded by the coding sequence ATGGTTGGCACGTTCCGCCCGCGGCGGATGGCATCCGTCGCGCTGCTGGGCGCTCTGGCCCTAGGGCTTGCAGCGTGCGGCGGCGATTATCCGAATTCGACGTTCAATCCGAATTCGGAATACAACGCAGCGATCGATGCCCTCTGGGACAAGCTGCTCTTTTGGGGCACGCTGGTCTTCATTGGCGTCGAGGCCGCTCTCGTCTACACCATCTTCAAATTCCGGCGTCGTCCCGACGGCGGAGTGCCGAAGCAGGTGCACGGCAATACCGCGCTCGAGATCACGTGGACGGCGATTCCGGCCGTCATTTTGATCTTCATCGCGATTCCGACTGTCCGCACGATCTTCAAGACGCAGGCGAAAGCGGCGCCCGAGGCGCTGCAGGTCGAGGTGATCGGGCACCAGTGGTGGTGGGAGTTCCGCTACCCGCAGTACGGCATCACGACCGCGAACGAGCTGTATCTGCCGAACGGCCGTACGGTCAACTTTCAGCTCAAGACCATCGACGTATTGCACTCCTTCTGGATCCCGCAGATGGGTGGCAAGCGTGATTTGATTTCCAATAGGACGAATTATCTCTGGTTCACGCCGAACAAGGACCTGCCGTCCTCGGCGTGGAACGGCTTCTGCGCCGAGTTCTGTGGTCCGTCGCATGCGAACATGAAGTTCCGCGTCTTCACCGTGACAGTCGACGAGTTCGCGCAGTGGACGGCGCATCAGAAGCAGCCGGCGATCTTCCCGGCGGTCGCGCTGGCCCCGACCACGGCCGCTCCGGCGGTGGCGCCGGTTCCCTCGGGAACGGGCAGCACGCCGCTGTTGCAGGTCGCTGCCACGACGACGCCGTCGACCACGCCAGCCGACGCGCCCGCGGCGCCGGTTCCGGTGTGGGTCTTCCCGAAGGACAAGCTGGAAAAGGATTTCGCGTATACGATTCCGCAGACGCCGATCACGAACCAGATCAGCTTCGACGAAGCACTGATCGGCAAGGGCGATGCGGAGCGCGGTCGTCAGATCTATGGCCGCTCGAGCTGTATCGGTTGCCATGCCATAGCGGGCACGCCGATGAACATGGCGAACGTCGGGCCGAACCTCACGCACGTGGGTTCGCGATACACGATCGCTGGTGGCCTCTATCCGAACGATACGAAGCATCTGTCGTACTGGATCAAGAGCGCGCCGCACATGAAGCCCGGCTCCATCATGCCCTCGCTCGGCAAGGGCGTGACAGATCCGAAAACCAAGATGGTGGTCAACGTCGGCGGTCTGA
- a CDS encoding ABC transporter substrate-binding protein: MIQNRVATLPRAAAVALSLLLLASACRSSDGPPAGTGDGTFLIGVGAIPGSPGYDGVVRGVDLAVERLNGASSLRFRSRPPKLGSASAVQVAQQLSADPGVIAVVGHPESGNTIEAIPVYADAEHSGANGVVAISPTASSPQLSGANPWFFRVAPSDDDAARVTAQWAFDSLGAKRAAIIYRNDSYGRDWASTFAQTFTRSGATVIAREPYLNGVTEWDAYAQLLATMRPDVVLFPGDAVDALAFLRALKAHGVTAPFIGGDGTEQMNQQADAIGARYVAFFRADRATSPEALWFLSRYRERFKQDPDMFAALSYDAAIVMGRTIISGARTRAALRLALEKIGNGAPSVDGVAGRIAFERNHDIKGRSVVIVRVDRVRGSTDAAADSTDTPDGGAR; this comes from the coding sequence GTGATCCAGAACCGTGTCGCCACCCTGCCCCGCGCTGCTGCCGTGGCGCTCTCGCTCCTGTTGCTCGCGTCGGCCTGTCGCTCCTCGGACGGCCCCCCAGCGGGCACCGGCGACGGCACCTTCCTGATCGGCGTCGGGGCCATACCCGGAAGCCCGGGGTACGATGGCGTCGTGCGCGGCGTCGACTTGGCGGTGGAGCGCCTCAACGGCGCGTCTTCGCTCCGTTTTCGCAGCCGTCCCCCGAAGCTCGGCTCGGCCAGCGCTGTCCAGGTGGCCCAGCAGCTCAGCGCGGATCCCGGGGTGATCGCGGTTGTTGGACATCCGGAAAGCGGTAACACCATCGAAGCGATCCCCGTCTACGCCGACGCCGAGCACTCCGGCGCCAACGGCGTGGTCGCCATCTCGCCGACGGCCTCCTCGCCGCAACTGAGCGGCGCCAACCCCTGGTTTTTCCGGGTCGCGCCAAGCGACGATGATGCCGCGCGGGTGACCGCGCAGTGGGCGTTCGATTCGCTCGGCGCCAAGCGCGCCGCGATCATCTATCGCAACGATTCCTATGGACGCGACTGGGCGAGCACCTTCGCCCAGACGTTCACCCGCAGCGGTGCCACCGTGATCGCCCGCGAGCCATACCTGAACGGCGTCACCGAGTGGGATGCCTACGCCCAGCTACTCGCGACGATGCGCCCCGATGTCGTGCTCTTTCCCGGCGATGCGGTCGATGCACTCGCTTTCCTCCGCGCACTGAAAGCGCACGGGGTCACCGCGCCGTTCATCGGCGGCGATGGCACAGAGCAGATGAATCAGCAGGCGGACGCGATCGGCGCGCGGTATGTGGCCTTCTTCCGCGCCGATCGCGCCACCAGCCCCGAAGCGCTGTGGTTCCTGTCGCGCTACCGCGAGCGCTTCAAGCAGGACCCCGACATGTTCGCCGCGCTGTCGTACGACGCCGCGATCGTCATGGGACGCACGATCATCAGCGGTGCGCGCACACGCGCGGCGCTGCGCCTCGCGCTCGAGAAGATCGGCAATGGTGCCCCCTCCGTTGACGGCGTGGCGGGACGCATCGCCTTCGAGCGCAACCACGATATCAAGGGACGCAGCGTCGTCATCGTGCGCGTGGACCGCGTACGCGGCAGCACCGATGCCGCCGCCGACAGCACCGACACGCCGGACGGAGGAGCGCGCTGA
- a CDS encoding methyl-accepting chemotaxis protein produces the protein MAVIRLATIRVRLIAGFGTSIGLLLLAGLLGWYGLKRSNTEAEATVRALADRSEFTEQATTTVLRELVAGLRYLTSRSPEDAAQYTALVAEAGKLRRSALDQGMLRADERQRLEAIGTLQAAMEVRIAITHAWQVVGNEANAQRVLQRTSRDMQAIETELQALRRAARTGAEDSMDRMRDGLWRAELLLAIVVAAAFGVAAFFGLSTARAVTHPLVRLRDEMMAIGAGDLRDPDIDLRLSGVAREYAELIDAMQQARERLRRLLSRVQDEADQVTLAAGELSASASSAAASSQHVTTAVLDISHGATVQLSALNNASHTVKQLAEVGATIGEAAEETDRVGRDIRSTTNNTRDQVQLAIDTLLGAREVVTASRAEMVSLKDATSDIDDFVSVISEIATQTNLLALNAAIEAARAGSAGRGFAVVAQEVRALAEQSANAANEVTENVKRIRARIASASSAVDSGATRLKDVETVAEGVGEALSRIEHAVAQVEGAASRVSTAVNANRQSLGAVQKSLTSARDTAEGHAAAAEQVAASTEQTSASAQEVSATAEMLQTASLRVRGLIGEFRT, from the coding sequence ATGGCCGTCATCCGGCTCGCGACCATTCGCGTCCGCCTGATCGCCGGCTTCGGCACTTCGATCGGTCTGCTCCTGCTGGCTGGGTTGTTGGGCTGGTACGGCCTCAAGCGAAGTAATACCGAGGCGGAAGCCACCGTACGCGCGCTGGCCGATCGGTCCGAATTCACCGAGCAGGCGACCACCACCGTGTTGCGAGAACTCGTGGCCGGATTGCGCTATCTCACCAGTCGTTCACCCGAGGACGCGGCGCAATACACGGCGCTGGTCGCCGAGGCTGGGAAGCTGCGGCGCAGCGCACTCGATCAGGGCATGCTGCGGGCGGACGAACGCCAGCGACTCGAAGCCATCGGCACCCTGCAGGCGGCGATGGAAGTGCGCATCGCGATCACGCACGCGTGGCAGGTGGTCGGCAATGAAGCGAACGCGCAACGCGTGTTGCAGCGGACCAGTCGGGACATGCAGGCGATCGAGACGGAGCTGCAGGCGCTCCGTCGTGCCGCGCGCACCGGTGCCGAAGATTCCATGGATCGCATGCGGGATGGACTTTGGCGCGCCGAATTACTGCTCGCCATCGTCGTCGCGGCGGCGTTCGGCGTCGCGGCCTTCTTCGGCCTCTCCACCGCGCGCGCCGTCACGCATCCACTCGTGCGACTGCGCGACGAGATGATGGCCATCGGCGCCGGTGACCTGCGCGATCCCGACATCGACCTTCGACTTTCCGGCGTCGCTCGCGAGTACGCCGAACTGATCGACGCCATGCAGCAAGCGCGGGAGCGGCTCCGTCGTCTGCTGTCGCGTGTACAGGACGAGGCCGATCAGGTCACGCTGGCGGCCGGTGAACTCAGTGCCTCCGCGTCGTCGGCCGCCGCCTCGTCGCAGCATGTCACCACAGCCGTCCTGGATATCTCACACGGGGCCACGGTGCAGCTGAGCGCGCTCAACAACGCCAGCCACACCGTGAAACAGCTCGCGGAAGTCGGCGCCACCATCGGTGAAGCGGCGGAAGAAACGGATCGCGTGGGCCGTGACATTCGCAGCACCACCAACAACACGCGCGATCAGGTACAGCTGGCCATCGACACACTCCTCGGCGCTCGCGAAGTGGTAACCGCCTCGCGCGCCGAGATGGTCTCGCTGAAAGATGCCACGAGTGACATCGACGACTTCGTGAGTGTGATCTCCGAAATCGCCACGCAGACCAACCTGCTCGCCCTCAACGCCGCGATCGAAGCGGCGCGCGCCGGAAGTGCCGGGCGTGGCTTTGCCGTGGTCGCGCAGGAGGTTCGCGCCTTGGCCGAGCAGAGTGCAAACGCGGCCAACGAGGTCACGGAGAATGTGAAGCGCATCCGGGCGCGCATTGCCAGCGCCTCGAGTGCGGTGGACTCGGGGGCGACCCGCCTCAAGGACGTGGAGACGGTGGCCGAGGGCGTTGGCGAGGCACTGTCGCGCATCGAGCACGCGGTCGCTCAGGTGGAAGGCGCGGCCTCTCGCGTCTCGACGGCGGTGAATGCCAACCGTCAGTCGCTGGGCGCCGTGCAGAAATCACTCACCAGCGCCCGCGACACGGCGGAAGGCCATGCGGCGGCGGCAGAACAAGTGGCCGCCAGCACCGAACAGACCTCCGCCTCCGCGCAGGAAGTGTCGGCGACTGCCGAAATGCTGCAGACGGCGTCACTTCGCGTACGCGGGTTGATCGGCGAATTCAGGACGTAA
- a CDS encoding saccharopine dehydrogenase family protein has protein sequence MRMLVLGAGLQGTACTYDLLKNPSVTQVVLADVRVGTLPAFLAPFTGPRLEAIALDVRDADAVRAVFSRCDAVMSAIPYYFNAPLAAIAVEMGVHFADLGGNTEIVQEQKKLDAAAKAKGISVIPDTGLAPGMVNVIAQHGIDQFDTVDSVKLFVGGLPQTPEPPLGYQIAYSIEGMVDYYTTESLVVRHGQPAHVSALSELESVLFADPVGELEAFHTAGGLSTMVYRYAGVIPTMEYKTLRFPGHARVMEAIRDLGLLGNEAVDVKGQQVVPRDVFVRVAGEKLRKGKPDLVALRVVVRGTKDGVSGTRSWEVLDRYDAEHGISAMMRTTGYTLSITGQLQASGAITAGVHTPDECMPATRYFAMLAERGVMVTELTS, from the coding sequence ATGCGCATGCTTGTACTCGGCGCGGGGCTGCAAGGCACCGCGTGCACGTATGATCTGCTGAAAAATCCTTCGGTCACGCAGGTCGTGCTGGCCGATGTTCGCGTCGGCACCCTTCCCGCATTTCTCGCGCCCTTCACCGGTCCACGCCTCGAGGCCATCGCGCTCGATGTCCGTGATGCCGATGCGGTGCGCGCGGTGTTCTCCCGCTGCGACGCGGTGATGAGCGCCATCCCGTACTACTTCAATGCACCGCTCGCCGCGATCGCCGTGGAAATGGGCGTCCACTTCGCCGACCTCGGCGGCAATACCGAAATCGTCCAAGAACAGAAGAAGCTCGACGCCGCCGCGAAAGCCAAGGGGATCAGTGTGATCCCCGACACAGGTCTCGCCCCCGGCATGGTCAATGTCATTGCTCAGCACGGCATCGATCAATTCGACACGGTCGACAGCGTGAAGCTGTTCGTGGGGGGATTGCCGCAGACGCCCGAACCGCCGCTCGGCTATCAGATCGCCTATTCCATCGAAGGCATGGTGGACTACTACACCACCGAGTCGTTGGTCGTGCGCCACGGGCAGCCGGCGCATGTGTCCGCGCTCTCCGAGCTCGAGTCGGTGCTGTTCGCCGATCCGGTCGGTGAGCTCGAAGCGTTTCATACGGCCGGTGGCCTCTCCACCATGGTGTACCGCTACGCCGGCGTGATTCCGACCATGGAGTACAAGACGCTACGCTTTCCGGGACACGCGCGCGTGATGGAAGCGATCCGAGACCTGGGACTGCTTGGCAACGAAGCGGTCGACGTGAAGGGACAGCAGGTCGTGCCTCGTGACGTGTTCGTGCGCGTCGCCGGTGAAAAGCTGCGCAAGGGCAAGCCGGATCTGGTCGCCCTGCGCGTGGTCGTGCGCGGCACCAAAGACGGGGTGTCAGGCACGCGGTCGTGGGAAGTGCTCGACCGGTATGATGCGGAACACGGCATCTCGGCCATGATGCGGACCACCGGATATACGCTGTCGATCACCGGGCAACTGCAGGCCAGCGGTGCCATCACCGCCGGCGTACACACGCCCGACGAATGCATGCCGGCGACGCGCTACTTCGCAATGCTCGCCGAGCGTGGCGTGATGGTGACCGAGCTTACGTCCTGA
- a CDS encoding CoA-binding protein, with protein sequence MDHKLMPPASDGSETTEWRSHLLEHSSQLAEVLSSTQRIAVIGIKPEIVGGPAYYVPEYLQSAGYEIVPVPVYYPDIAEILGAPVQRSLSTVIPPADMVLLFRRSGDVAQHVEEILAAKPRVVWMQLGIQDAEAAETFARAGIDVVQNKCLMIEHRNARH encoded by the coding sequence ATGGATCACAAGCTAATGCCTCCGGCGAGCGACGGGAGCGAGACGACCGAGTGGCGTTCGCATCTGCTCGAGCACAGCTCACAACTCGCTGAGGTGCTGTCGTCCACGCAGCGGATCGCCGTCATCGGCATCAAGCCGGAGATCGTCGGCGGGCCGGCGTACTACGTGCCGGAGTATCTGCAGAGCGCGGGATACGAGATTGTCCCGGTGCCGGTGTACTACCCGGACATCGCGGAGATCCTGGGAGCGCCGGTGCAGCGATCACTCAGTACGGTGATACCGCCCGCCGATATGGTGCTGCTGTTCCGCCGGTCTGGCGATGTGGCGCAGCACGTCGAGGAGATTCTCGCCGCCAAACCACGCGTGGTGTGGATGCAGCTTGGCATTCAGGATGCCGAGGCGGCGGAGACGTTCGCCAGAGCGGGTATCGACGTGGTGCAGAACAAGTGCCTGATGATCGAGCACCGCAACGCGCGGCACTGA
- a CDS encoding diguanylate cyclase, giving the protein MPTSRILVADDDVAVLESVTWLLQENGYEVIPANGGMACLEQLEKRAPDLLLLDILMPDADGCQLLERIKSEERWRDLPVLMLSAQPPEEASVRSLGLGAADFIRKPYRPKELLARVQAQLRTGAMLRSTRMALARTEEALVRAQQDADSRRKLVDILHEVTGDLSVTELFHLLVRRAARALGVSHCSVVLARPGDSQAVVVAAFENPGLQHLSIQLDRYPELKAALESGQPVLVEDLDTHPLYEGVRHVWGIEGIEVPIRSVIALPFTVDRGQYGVFLVRRTRDQDRFGPHDLEFAQAVITAAVAVIQRAQMVESTMADNARLEQLAQTDPLTQLLNRRALTERITAEMERALRYDSTLALLMIDLDHFKKVNDTYGHLVGDDVLRDVGQLLLDTIRGSDIVARYGGEEFLVLLPETDEAGAVSFAERIRAAVDEHEFARGGEHPPLKLTASVGVAVFPAARIENVEDLFSRADAALYRAKADGRNRVRQ; this is encoded by the coding sequence ATGCCCACTTCCCGAATTCTCGTCGCTGACGACGATGTGGCCGTCCTCGAATCCGTCACCTGGCTGTTGCAGGAGAATGGATACGAGGTCATTCCCGCCAATGGCGGGATGGCCTGTCTCGAGCAGCTCGAGAAGCGCGCGCCCGATCTGCTGCTCCTCGACATCCTGATGCCGGATGCCGATGGGTGTCAGTTGCTCGAGCGGATCAAGAGCGAAGAGCGCTGGCGCGACTTGCCGGTGCTCATGCTCTCCGCGCAGCCGCCTGAAGAAGCTTCGGTGCGGTCGTTGGGATTGGGCGCGGCGGATTTCATCCGCAAGCCCTATCGCCCGAAGGAGCTGTTGGCGCGCGTGCAGGCGCAGCTGCGCACGGGAGCCATGTTGCGCTCCACACGCATGGCGCTCGCGCGCACGGAAGAAGCGTTGGTGCGCGCGCAGCAGGATGCCGACAGTCGTCGTAAGCTCGTGGACATCCTGCACGAGGTCACCGGCGACCTGTCGGTCACCGAACTTTTTCACCTGCTGGTGCGTCGTGCGGCGCGTGCTCTCGGCGTGTCTCACTGCTCGGTCGTGCTCGCGCGACCGGGCGACTCGCAGGCCGTGGTGGTGGCGGCCTTCGAGAACCCGGGACTGCAGCATCTCAGCATCCAGCTCGATCGCTATCCGGAACTGAAAGCGGCGCTCGAGTCGGGCCAGCCGGTTCTGGTCGAAGATCTCGACACGCATCCGCTGTACGAGGGTGTGCGGCATGTGTGGGGCATCGAAGGCATCGAGGTGCCTATCCGCTCGGTGATCGCGCTGCCGTTCACCGTCGACCGTGGACAGTACGGCGTGTTCCTCGTGCGCCGCACGCGCGATCAGGATCGCTTCGGACCGCACGATCTCGAATTCGCGCAAGCCGTGATCACCGCTGCGGTGGCGGTCATTCAGCGTGCGCAGATGGTCGAAAGCACGATGGCCGACAACGCGCGACTCGAACAGCTCGCGCAGACCGATCCGCTCACCCAGTTGCTGAATCGCCGCGCGCTCACCGAGCGCATCACGGCGGAGATGGAGCGCGCGTTACGCTACGACTCCACGCTGGCGCTGCTCATGATCGATCTCGATCACTTCAAGAAAGTGAACGACACCTACGGGCACCTCGTTGGTGACGACGTGCTGCGTGATGTCGGTCAGCTGCTGCTCGATACCATCCGCGGCAGCGACATCGTGGCGCGTTATGGCGGCGAAGAATTCCTGGTGCTGCTGCCGGAAACGGACGAGGCCGGCGCGGTGTCGTTCGCCGAGCGCATCCGGGCGGCGGTCGACGAACACGAGTTCGCCCGAGGTGGCGAGCATCCGCCGCTCAAGCTCACCGCGAGCGTCGGTGTGGCCGTGTTTCCCGCCGCGCGTATCGAGAACGTGGAAGACCTGTTCTCGAGGGCGGACGCCGCGCTCTATCGTGCCAAGGCCGACGGCCGCAACCGCGTGCGGCAGTAA